A single region of the Triticum dicoccoides isolate Atlit2015 ecotype Zavitan chromosome 2B, WEW_v2.0, whole genome shotgun sequence genome encodes:
- the LOC119360789 gene encoding nucleolar protein 58-like, which yields MIQECPDFKTLNPSDILERLNTHEFQLSEKRDIYGPNYGRTRALKAKVVSSFEEESDCGSDDHEDIGKELAMLVKKFQKFTKKKGFRKSSWSSSRNDEASTHDNKKRTCHKCNKPGHYISECPQWDNEKKKKKSKEYDSDDKKKKKSSKSSSKSSSRSSSHKKSSSGKARAFVGKEMDSEEESASEEVEVESEEESDPGVASLALATTYVAKSIFNTEDHDFHTNGKADDMDDPAPTYCFMARGAKVKSRDAYFQTSSEDDSDCESKPSYKTLAKIA from the coding sequence atgatacaagaatgccctgacttcaagacactcaatccgtctgatatacttgagaggctcaacacacatgagttccaactttctgagaaaagagatatctatggtcccaattatggccgaactcgcgccttgaaggcaaaagttgtttcctcatttgaagaagaatctgactgcggttctgatgatcatgaagacattggaaaggaactagccatgcttgtgaagaagttccagaagttcaccaagaagaaaggcttcagaaaatcttcatggtctagctcaaggaatgatgaagcttccactcatgacaacaagaagagaacatgtcacaagtgcaataaacctggacactatatctctgagtgtccacagtgggacaatgagaagaagaagaagaagagcaaggaatatgattctgatgacaagaagaagaagaaatcttcaaagtcttcttctaagtcctcatcaaggtcttcatcacataagaagagctcatctggcaaggctcgtgcttttgttggcaaggaaatggattcagaggaggagtctgcttctgaggaggtggaggtggagtctgaagaagagtccgaccctggcgttgcaagtctggctctagccacaacctatgttgccaagtccatcttcaacactgaagaccatgacttccacaccaacggtaaagctgatgacatggacgatcctgctcccacctactgcttcatggcacgtggtgccaaggtaaaatcgcgtgatgcttactttcaaacatcaagtgaagatgactctgattgtgaatccaaacccagctacaaaacacttgctaaaattgct